A single region of the Myxococcales bacterium genome encodes:
- a CDS encoding polyprenol monophosphomannose synthase, translating into MTKRVLIITPTYNEQDNLRSFAQSLNRAMPSADILVVDDNSPDGTGALADGLAEADTRIHVMHRAGKLGIGSAYLEGFGWALDRDYDVVCQMDTDLSHNPVHLPAFLSAIDAGADVVLGSRNMKGGHVEGWGVGRHLLSKGGSLYSRSVLGLPIRDLTSGFKAFRRRALEALPLEAIQSEGYAFQIEITYRAMQNGMTVVEVPIVFVDRRAGKSKMSRRIFWEAVCVVWKLRFA; encoded by the coding sequence ATGACAAAGCGCGTTCTCATCATTACGCCCACCTATAACGAACAGGATAATCTGCGTTCGTTTGCGCAAAGTCTCAACCGAGCCATGCCGAGCGCCGACATTCTGGTGGTTGATGACAACTCTCCTGATGGCACTGGCGCTCTTGCAGACGGGCTGGCGGAGGCAGATACGCGGATCCATGTCATGCATCGCGCCGGGAAACTCGGAATAGGAAGTGCCTATCTCGAAGGGTTTGGATGGGCGCTCGATCGCGATTACGACGTGGTCTGCCAAATGGACACCGACCTGTCCCACAATCCCGTCCACTTGCCCGCGTTTCTGTCCGCCATCGACGCTGGTGCAGACGTTGTCCTCGGCTCTCGCAATATGAAAGGAGGTCACGTCGAAGGGTGGGGGGTTGGGCGGCACCTGCTCTCGAAAGGCGGCAGCCTCTACAGCCGCAGTGTTTTGGGATTGCCGATCCGAGATCTGACCAGCGGGTTCAAAGCATTCCGCCGCCGCGCGCTTGAGGCTCTGCCGCTTGAGGCGATACAATCGGAAGGGTATGCGTTTCAGATCGAAATCACGTACCGAGCCATGCAAAACGGCATGACGGTCGTCGAGGTGCCCATCGTGTTTGTCGATCGCCGAGCCGGAAAGAGCAAAATGTCGCGACGCATTTTCTGGGAAGCCGTGTGCGTCGTCTGGAAGTTGCGTTTTGCCTGA
- the rph gene encoding ribonuclease PH — MRIDGRQNHQLRPVEISLNVQRYPEGSLLFRAGGTQILIAVSVEDGVRDFLRGSGLGWVTAEYAMHPRANKERQARDSRRGKIDGRVQEIQRLIGRALRAAVVPKQLGERTIVVDCDVLDADGGTRTACVTGGFIAMALALDPLCKDGTVGTGVLREAIAAISVGLVNDEVLLDLCYREDSSAEVDLNVVGTCTQGIVEVQGTSEDAPIPRAQFNALLDVALLGIPQLIDVQMATLKDANVNLTRLLAS; from the coding sequence ATGCGCATCGATGGCAGGCAGAACCACCAACTGCGACCGGTTGAAATCTCACTCAATGTGCAGCGCTATCCGGAAGGCTCGCTTCTGTTCCGGGCAGGAGGAACCCAAATCCTCATTGCAGTTTCTGTCGAGGACGGCGTGCGAGATTTTCTGAGGGGCAGCGGACTGGGTTGGGTCACAGCGGAGTACGCCATGCACCCGAGAGCCAATAAGGAGCGGCAAGCGCGCGACAGCCGGCGAGGAAAAATCGATGGCCGTGTCCAGGAGATCCAGCGTCTGATCGGCAGGGCGTTGCGCGCGGCAGTGGTCCCCAAACAGCTTGGCGAACGCACCATCGTTGTTGACTGCGACGTCCTCGATGCGGACGGCGGAACGCGGACAGCGTGCGTGACTGGCGGGTTCATTGCGATGGCACTGGCCTTGGATCCTCTATGTAAGGACGGCACCGTAGGCACAGGCGTCCTCAGGGAGGCCATTGCGGCCATTAGTGTAGGCTTGGTGAATGACGAGGTTCTTCTTGATTTATGTTATCGCGAGGACAGCAGTGCTGAGGTGGATCTCAATGTGGTCGGCACCTGCACGCAGGGCATCGTTGAAGTGCAAGGTACCTCAGAAGATGCACCCATTCCCCGGGCGCAGTTTAACGCGCTGCTCGATGTGGCGCTCCTCGGCATTCCGCAGCTCATTGACGTTCAAATGGCGACGCTCAAAGACGCTAATGTGAATCTCACGCGACTATTGGCCTCATGA
- a CDS encoding HAMP domain-containing protein has product MLGTFALVAGFSLFQHQRTASTLRLLHAGYLPLALTVGEVRASQAVLGTLVDRLLEEADPAASRNWLGVALRVRPRQIARAIDGAEQLSRLNPPATEQMMLEGLKRGLRSVQALYVQSDPRYTALFDAIRGGQKERSEAILAEIRANEQMGQRQLRAVWARLQQHIAHASQQADAQEQRSVIILAILALLALTVGVSVTMWSNRLLAPLPSLQQRVEAVTQGDLKRHAQPSRDDELGRLAANFEQMVDTLAKRSASLKVATEKLIQNEQLAAIGRISAQVTHEVRNPLSSIGLNVELLEEELSQINKTTETHALLAAIRKEIDRLAQITEKYLSLKRLPDPRLELEDVGEVVRAVVAFLEPELDAANLTLSIDLDPAPRILIDEGQLRQALLNLVRNCKEAMPRGGRIWLSVRQAEDHVHITIRDEGTGISREDLSKIFSPFFTTKPAGTGLGLPLTQQIVLAHGGQIRCESRTGQGTSFILSFPLTRESHISHAHRWQAEPPTATG; this is encoded by the coding sequence GTGCTGGGCACGTTTGCGCTGGTGGCGGGGTTTAGTTTGTTCCAACATCAACGCACCGCCTCTACATTGCGTCTTTTGCACGCCGGCTATCTACCCTTGGCGCTCACGGTGGGGGAAGTGCGCGCTTCGCAAGCGGTTTTAGGCACCCTTGTCGATCGCTTACTCGAGGAAGCGGATCCGGCGGCCAGCCGCAACTGGCTGGGGGTCGCCCTTCGGGTCCGTCCACGGCAGATCGCTCGGGCAATTGACGGCGCTGAGCAACTTTCACGTCTCAACCCGCCGGCAACTGAGCAAATGATGCTCGAGGGTCTCAAACGCGGGCTGAGGAGCGTGCAGGCGCTCTACGTTCAGAGCGACCCCCGGTATACCGCGCTTTTCGACGCCATTCGAGGCGGCCAAAAGGAGCGCTCTGAAGCCATTTTAGCCGAAATTCGCGCCAACGAACAAATGGGGCAGCGTCAGTTGCGGGCGGTATGGGCGCGCCTGCAACAACATATCGCGCACGCCAGTCAACAGGCGGATGCTCAGGAGCAACGATCGGTGATTATACTCGCCATCTTGGCACTGCTAGCTCTTACCGTGGGCGTTTCGGTGACCATGTGGTCGAACCGTTTGCTTGCGCCTTTGCCAAGCTTGCAGCAACGGGTGGAAGCCGTGACCCAAGGCGATCTCAAACGCCATGCCCAACCGAGCCGCGACGACGAGCTCGGCCGACTTGCGGCGAACTTCGAGCAAATGGTGGACACGCTCGCTAAAAGAAGCGCCAGTCTAAAAGTGGCGACCGAAAAACTCATTCAAAACGAGCAGCTCGCAGCCATCGGGCGTATCTCAGCCCAAGTGACGCATGAAGTGCGTAACCCTCTTTCCAGCATCGGGCTCAACGTGGAGCTCTTGGAGGAAGAGCTTTCTCAAATCAACAAAACCACGGAAACCCATGCGCTTTTGGCGGCAATTCGCAAGGAAATCGATCGCCTCGCACAGATTACGGAAAAGTATTTAAGTCTCAAACGCTTGCCAGACCCGCGCCTAGAGTTGGAAGATGTGGGTGAGGTGGTCCGCGCAGTTGTCGCGTTTCTAGAACCTGAGCTTGACGCCGCGAATCTCACATTATCGATTGATCTCGACCCAGCGCCGCGGATTTTGATCGATGAGGGGCAGCTTCGTCAGGCGCTGCTCAATCTCGTCCGCAATTGTAAAGAAGCCATGCCTCGGGGTGGCCGCATCTGGCTGAGCGTGCGGCAAGCGGAAGACCATGTACACATCACTATCAGGGATGAGGGAACGGGTATCAGCCGAGAGGACCTTTCTAAGATCTTCAGTCCGTTTTTTACCACCAAGCCGGCGGGGACCGGTTTGGGGCTTCCTTTGACCCAACAGATCGTGCTAGCGCATGGCGGTCAGATCCGCTGCGAAAGCCGTACCGGCCAAGGCACATCCTTCATTCTGAGTTTCCCCCTCACGCGAGAAAGTCACATATCCCATGCGCATCGATGGCAGGCAGAACCACCAACTGCGACCGGTTGA
- the yegS gene encoding lipid kinase YegS: MRYKPQIARARIIAHGPKASNDVQLRAAVEHAREQGFELDVRTTWEEGDEHALVAEASGLGISQLIAAGGDGTLHHVSAGIMALPDGTPKPSLGVLRMGTANDFAKSAGIVLDIKDELMAALTSSAVMVDVPLLNGRPWINMATGGFGAQVTTETPDNLKSALGKAAYVLTGLFKAFNLETQHVRITGPDMDWKGEVYALVVGNGRQAGGGIELCPEAYINDGLLDIVVLPSDGTTTWSELLESYVASGWAGLSAHTLSRRLPHVTLSTDAALAFNLDGEPIEASTFEFTVQPQALAMHLPKDCPLLTQQT, translated from the coding sequence ATGAGATACAAACCACAAATAGCTCGGGCGCGCATCATCGCCCACGGACCCAAGGCATCGAACGACGTCCAGCTTAGAGCGGCTGTGGAACACGCACGTGAACAAGGCTTTGAACTTGATGTGCGCACGACCTGGGAAGAAGGCGATGAGCACGCCTTGGTCGCCGAGGCCTCCGGCTTGGGCATCTCGCAGCTCATCGCTGCCGGGGGCGACGGGACGTTGCATCACGTGTCAGCAGGCATCATGGCATTGCCCGACGGAACCCCGAAGCCAAGCCTCGGTGTGCTTCGCATGGGTACCGCCAACGATTTTGCGAAAAGCGCGGGCATAGTATTGGATATAAAGGACGAGCTCATGGCAGCCCTCACCTCTTCGGCGGTCATGGTGGACGTGCCGCTCCTCAATGGCAGGCCATGGATCAATATGGCGACGGGGGGATTCGGGGCGCAGGTGACGACTGAGACACCCGATAATCTTAAGAGCGCGCTGGGCAAAGCGGCGTACGTGCTCACGGGGCTGTTTAAGGCGTTCAACCTGGAAACCCAACATGTTCGTATCACCGGTCCAGATATGGACTGGAAGGGCGAAGTCTATGCTTTAGTCGTCGGCAACGGCCGGCAGGCCGGCGGCGGTATCGAGTTATGTCCCGAGGCGTATATTAATGATGGCCTGCTCGATATCGTGGTGCTGCCGAGTGACGGCACGACCACATGGTCAGAGTTGCTTGAGAGCTACGTCGCCTCCGGATGGGCAGGGCTTTCCGCGCATACGCTGAGCCGTAGACTGCCACATGTCACGCTGAGCACTGACGCAGCACTGGCGTTCAATCTCGATGGTGAACCCATAGAAGCAAGCACCTTCGAATTCACTGTGCAGCCTCAAGCACTTGCCATGCATTTGCCCAAAGACTGTCCCCTATTAACTCAGCAAACCTAA